The stretch of DNA CGGGCTCCGCTTCGACGAGCTCCGTTCCGAGCAGAAGGCGCTCGGCAAGCTCATCCCCAAGGCCTCGGGTGACGAGAAGGCCGAGCTCCTGAAGAAGGCCGGCGAGCTCTCCGCCGCCGTCAAGGCGGCCAACGCCGCCCAGGACGAGGCCGACGAGGAGACCAAGCGCCTCCTTGGCCGGCTGGGCAACCTCGTACACCCGGACGTCCCGGTCGGCGGCGAGGAGGACTTCGTCGTCCTCGACACCATCGGCACACCGCGCGACTTCGCGGCCGAGGGCTTCGAGCCCAAGGACCACCTGGAGCTCGGCGAGGCGCTCGGCGCCATCGACGTCGAGCGCGGCGCGAAGGTCTCGGGATCGCGCTTCTACTACCTCACGGGTGTCGGCGCGCTGCTCGAACTGGCCCTGGTGAACGCGGCGATCGCGCAGGCGACGGAGGCCGGGTTCATCCCGATGCTGACGCCCGCCCTGGTCCGCCCGCGCGCCATGGAGGGCACGGGCTTCCTCGGCCAGGCCGCCGAGAACGTCTACCACCTGGAGAAGGACGACTACTACCTGGTCGGCACCTCCGAGGTCGCGCTCGCCGGTTACCACATGGACGAGATCATCGACGCCGACAAGCTGCCCCTGCGGTACGCGGGCTTCTCGCCCTGCTTCCGCCGCGAGGCCGGCACGTACGGCAAGGACACCCGCGGCATCTTCCGCGTGCACCAGTTCGACAAGGTCGAGATGTTCTCGTACGTCGACCCGGCGGACGCTACGAGCGAGCACAAGCGCCTCCTGGAGTGGGAGAAGCAGTGGCTGACCGGCCTCGGCCTGCCGTTCCAGGTCATCGACGTGGCCACGGGTGACCTGGGCTCGTCGGCGTCGCGGAAGTTCGACTGCGAGGCCTGGATCCCGACGCAGGGCAAGTACCGCGAGCTGACCTCCGCGTCGAACTGCGACACCTTCCAGTCGCGCCGTCTGTCGATCCGGATGCGCGACGAGAGCGACGGCAAGAAGGTGACGCAGCCGCTCGCGACGCTGAACGGCACGCTCTGCGCCGTCCCGCGCACGATCGTCGCCCTCCTGGAGAACCACCAGCAGGCCGA from Streptomyces sp. BA2 encodes:
- the serS gene encoding serine--tRNA ligase → MIDLRLLREDPDRVRASQRARGEDVALVDALLSADERRRSSGLRFDELRSEQKALGKLIPKASGDEKAELLKKAGELSAAVKAANAAQDEADEETKRLLGRLGNLVHPDVPVGGEEDFVVLDTIGTPRDFAAEGFEPKDHLELGEALGAIDVERGAKVSGSRFYYLTGVGALLELALVNAAIAQATEAGFIPMLTPALVRPRAMEGTGFLGQAAENVYHLEKDDYYLVGTSEVALAGYHMDEIIDADKLPLRYAGFSPCFRREAGTYGKDTRGIFRVHQFDKVEMFSYVDPADATSEHKRLLEWEKQWLTGLGLPFQVIDVATGDLGSSASRKFDCEAWIPTQGKYRELTSASNCDTFQSRRLSIRMRDESDGKKVTQPLATLNGTLCAVPRTIVALLENHQQADGSVWVPEVLRPYLGGREILEPINK